Proteins encoded in a region of the Mercenaria mercenaria strain notata chromosome 1, MADL_Memer_1, whole genome shotgun sequence genome:
- the LOC123545043 gene encoding transcriptional repressor protein YY1-like isoform X2 has product MASIIGSEVEIQEVEIETVPVELPIETVETSDNTIEVQPMIALQPLPEAGHEEIVLQTREEVVGDLVGDGIAVPAPDIELVTEDVTTSRKGKGGKRKGTKSKFISNTGLNELSLDMPTSNKKWEQKQVQIKTLEGEFSVTMWASGDDKVKLEEDSSVSESDADFTEYMTGRKLPPGGIPGLDLSDPKQLAEFASIKQKKPSDDVPRTVPCPHKGCNKMFRDNSAMRKHLHTHGPRVHVCAECGKAFVESSKLKRHQLVHTGEKPFQCTFEGCGKRFSLDFNLRTHVRIHTGDRPYVCPFDGCNKKFAQSTNLKSHILTHAKATRNQPSYQIPTQETMLIGYTYEEQ; this is encoded by the exons ATGGCGTCGATCATTGGGTCGGAAGTGGAAATTCAAGAAGTTGAGATAGAAACTGTCCCTGTTGAATTACCGATAGAAACTGTTGAAACTTCGGATAATACTATTGAGGTACAACCTATGATAGCACTACAACCTCTTCCTGAGGCAGGACATGAAGAAATTGTTCTACAAACACGAGAAGAAGTGGTAGGAGACCTCGTGGGGGACGGTATCGCCGTCCCAGCCCCAGATATCGAGCTTGTCACAGAAGATGTCACTACATCAAGAAAAGGAAAAGGTGGTAAAAGGAAAGgaacaaaatcaaaattcatatctaaCACTGGATTAAACGAACTCAGCTTAGATATGCCGACGTCAAACAAAAAATGGGAACAGAAACAAGTGCAAATCAAGACTTTAGAAGGCGAATTTTCTGTTACTATGTGGGCATCGG GGGATGACAAAGTCAAACTTGAAGAAGATTCCAGTGTGTCTGAGTCAGATGCAGATTTTACTGAATACATGACAGGCAGAAAATTGCCACCAGGAGGCATCCCAGGGCTGGATTTGAGTGATCCAAAACAACTAGCAGAGTTTGCCAG CATCAAACAGAAGAAACCATCGGACGACGTACCGCGGACAGTACCTTGCCCTCACAAAGGGTGTAACAAAATGTTTCGGGACAACTCTGCAATGCGCAAACATCTGCACACACATGGTCCTCGTGTACATGTATGTGCTGAATGTGGCAAAGCTTTTGTTGAAAGTTCAAAACTAAAACGCCATCAGCTTGTGCACACAGGAGAAAAACCCTTCCAG TGCACATTTGAGGGATGTGGGAAGCGGTTCTCCTTAGACTTTAATTTGCGAACTCATGTAAGGATCCACACAGGCGATCGGCCATATGTTTGTCCGTTTGATGGCTGCAATAAGAAGTTTGCACAGTCTACCAACCTTAAATCTCACATACTTACACATGCAAAGGCAACAAG AAATCAGCCAAGTTACCAGATACCCACtca AGAGACTATGCTGATAGGTTACACCTACGAAGAACAGTGA
- the LOC123545043 gene encoding transcriptional repressor protein YY1-like isoform X1, whose translation MASIIGSEVEIQEVEIETVPVELPIETVETSDNTIEVQPMIALQPLPEAGHEEIVLQTREEVVGDLVGDGIAVPAPDIELVTEDVTTSRKGKGGKRKGTKSKFISNTGLNELSLDMPTSNKKWEQKQVQIKTLEGEFSVTMWASGDDKVKLEEDSSVSESDADFTEYMTGRKLPPGGIPGLDLSDPKQLAEFASIKQKKPSDDVPRTVPCPHKGCNKMFRDNSAMRKHLHTHGPRVHVCAECGKAFVESSKLKRHQLVHTGEKPFQCTFEGCGKRFSLDFNLRTHVRIHTGDRPYVCPFDGCNKKFAQSTNLKSHILTHAKATSQLGASYATSSPELEQAHLVIGNQPSYQIPTQETMLIGYTYEEQ comes from the exons ATGGCGTCGATCATTGGGTCGGAAGTGGAAATTCAAGAAGTTGAGATAGAAACTGTCCCTGTTGAATTACCGATAGAAACTGTTGAAACTTCGGATAATACTATTGAGGTACAACCTATGATAGCACTACAACCTCTTCCTGAGGCAGGACATGAAGAAATTGTTCTACAAACACGAGAAGAAGTGGTAGGAGACCTCGTGGGGGACGGTATCGCCGTCCCAGCCCCAGATATCGAGCTTGTCACAGAAGATGTCACTACATCAAGAAAAGGAAAAGGTGGTAAAAGGAAAGgaacaaaatcaaaattcatatctaaCACTGGATTAAACGAACTCAGCTTAGATATGCCGACGTCAAACAAAAAATGGGAACAGAAACAAGTGCAAATCAAGACTTTAGAAGGCGAATTTTCTGTTACTATGTGGGCATCGG GGGATGACAAAGTCAAACTTGAAGAAGATTCCAGTGTGTCTGAGTCAGATGCAGATTTTACTGAATACATGACAGGCAGAAAATTGCCACCAGGAGGCATCCCAGGGCTGGATTTGAGTGATCCAAAACAACTAGCAGAGTTTGCCAG CATCAAACAGAAGAAACCATCGGACGACGTACCGCGGACAGTACCTTGCCCTCACAAAGGGTGTAACAAAATGTTTCGGGACAACTCTGCAATGCGCAAACATCTGCACACACATGGTCCTCGTGTACATGTATGTGCTGAATGTGGCAAAGCTTTTGTTGAAAGTTCAAAACTAAAACGCCATCAGCTTGTGCACACAGGAGAAAAACCCTTCCAG TGCACATTTGAGGGATGTGGGAAGCGGTTCTCCTTAGACTTTAATTTGCGAACTCATGTAAGGATCCACACAGGCGATCGGCCATATGTTTGTCCGTTTGATGGCTGCAATAAGAAGTTTGCACAGTCTACCAACCTTAAATCTCACATACTTACACATGCAAAGGCAACAAG TCAGCTTGGTGCCTCATACGCGACCTCCTCCCCAGAGCTTGAACAAGCACATCTAGTTATAGG AAATCAGCCAAGTTACCAGATACCCACtca AGAGACTATGCTGATAGGTTACACCTACGAAGAACAGTGA